One window of Lytechinus variegatus isolate NC3 chromosome 2, Lvar_3.0, whole genome shotgun sequence genomic DNA carries:
- the LOC121406881 gene encoding LOW QUALITY PROTEIN: IgGFc-binding protein-like (The sequence of the model RefSeq protein was modified relative to this genomic sequence to represent the inferred CDS: inserted 6 bases in 5 codons; substituted 2 bases at 2 genomic stop codons), which produces MYYDACVYDLCFTLPEDDLLCADVDSYASACREAGGVPGNWRAELTQCEVTCPVNSTFLTCASGCQPACYDMNLQSNCPVSCIEACVCDEGLVLDGDKCVDPQNCGCLGPLGEYRSPGETWTINDCSLKCACSGGSVQCSSGPCGNNEECTIKRGVRDCYCEDEYSRDDNQECVRDPGRCVVRGDPHYRTFDRHRYDFQGDCEYTLIRPCNHDNSSLEDFHLWGNNRKNSPSDRVSYMRGFTLEYNGTSYRVESGNKVFFNGRRLSGSLFSYGNDVRIQWDSEYLYLVTSFGLQVVYDGKHTADIDLSYDYWTKTCGLCGTFDGDDGNEYRRQDGSQTPYLTVFTQDWVVDPSTCNGESPEPPVCEGDTYDDALDLCYIFSYIDSPLSECFDYVSPRDIYEDCVYDSCALGPDFDICDYIQEYALICMDEGIDLGDWRSEVPECAITCTGGKVYQTGASACQPTCGFQPSGPCTRPSYDRCVCPDGLVEDGDRCVDPNECGCDFFYGGENIHMESRSEWISDTCDRRCTCTGITLTCSDIECGEYEECIIKGGVRDCYCFDRFTRNEDDICVRAPGECTVWGDPHYTTFDNGRHDFQGDCEYTLVRPCTDRTDLVDFHLWGDNKKIQPSQSVSYLREIVLEVNGTSIAIKQNREILVNGARRMAPIRMNNGIMIRTESAYSIIETDFGLEVRYDGGSTAHIKISYDYWNATCGLCGTFDDDRTNEFRLPDGSVTTSENVFGNSWVLDVYECDPDLERPVDRCEEDSAIKDLVEDICYIFINPEGPLGDCLDFVKEDDYYDACIFDLCYTDPGNDIVCGALQEYVQQCREANGIIGNWRERVLQCPFECPTGKTYQPCGSACQPSCALPEADLNCTLPCQETCSCPEGQLDDGGRCVEPENCGCTLPDGSYISAGMMWISDDCSESCSCSGGVTECLPYGCKEYQECRIKGNIRDCYCRDRFTYDGEQCIREDGTCTIWGDPHYTTFDNVKYDFQGDCDYTLVRPCSIRPGMVDFHIWGGNEKNRPSSTVTLMRRISLEVNGTVYTVSKDNGIYLNGELRNSPVIDPNGVVIRSGVKYTIIETYFGVTIRYDRSDTAHIQMPFEYWNATCGLCGTFDDDKANDFKLPDGSITPYVNVFGNGWIQNADECDPTITDPIDNCEDDEDLYQEIRDICYIFIDPDGPLGNCFDYVDSKDYYEACLYDLCHTDPGSDVICPAIQEYAQQCREANGLVGLWRAALPRCAFECPIDRIYELCGSACHPSCAEPDANINCTLPCQETCTCRDGKLDDRGRCVEPSDCGCLVPGGIYISATDTWTSPDCSERCTCFNGQAQCEPFGCTDNQECALRNGVQDCYCLDGFLSLGDVCVRAPGHCQIWGDPHYVTFDKKKYNFQGSCDYTLVRDCGNSSDYHLWSNNKRRRPSSRVSFLTEVILDLRGSRYALMEGFHVRVNGIDVSDYLPYIDDHVLIYMDVTSMNLVTDFLWVSYDGQDSADVYLSYYAGRTCGLCGSYDSDKKNDLMLPSEELARSATEFGNSWVVNPDQCEDVDPGPTDPCENGVTSRKDAIDLCYYLKDPLGPFASCHSYVDPEDHHGSCLLXCMXDGEEALCTSLERYAQACKSAGXNPGTWRAHVPECPLNCPSNTVYDPLFSGCPATCSSASSSLSCNATCQETCRCEDGLVLDGGKCVDPSQCGCTLDNGVYIPVIGGAWTDSDCTQRXHCEAGHSQCDPFECGENEECDIKNGXPSCYCKDGYISLGDACFRAPGYCQIWGDPHYVTFDKKKYNFQGACDYTLVRDCGNSSDYHLWSNNERRRPSDRVSFLREVILDLRGSRYSLMKGFHVRVNGVDVSDYLPYIDDQALIYRDVTSVNLVTDFLWVSYDGQDSADXYLSYYAGRTCGLCGSFDGEKKNDLLLPSGDLARSATEFGNSWVVNPDQCEDVDPGPTDPCEEGENGLTASSDLCYYLKDPTGPFESCIEILSPDDYYDSCVYDVCLTGDDALCASLAQYARACKMEGGNPGRWRLVDRVCALNCPSNTVYDPCFSGCPATCSSASSSLSCNATCQETCXCEDGLVLDGGKCVDPSQCGCTLDNGVYIPVSLTSIWGAWTDSDCTQHCTCEAGRSQCDAFECGENEKCDIKNGVPSCYCKDGYTSLGDACFRAPGYCQIWGDPHYVTFDKKKYNFQGACDYTLVRDCGNSSDYHLWSNNERRRPSDRVSFLREVILDLRGSRYSLMKGFHVRVNGVDVSDYLPYIDDQALIYRDVTSVNLVTDFLWVSYDGQDSADVYLSYYAGRTCGLCGSFDGEKKNDLLLPSGDLARSATEFGNSWVVNPDQCEDVDPGPTDPCEEGENGLTASSDLCYYLKDPTGPFESCIEILSPDDYYDSCVYDVCLTGDDALCASLAQYARACKMEGGNPGRWRLGVDECQLNCPSNTVYDPCFSGCPATCSSASSSLSCNATCQETCRCEDGLVLDGGKCVDPSQCGCTLDNGVYIPSGGAWTDSDCTQHCTCEAGRSQCDAFECGENEECDIKNGVPSCYCKDGYTSLGDACFRAPGYCQIWGDPHYVTFDKKKYNFQGACDYTLVRDCGNSSDYHLWSNNERRRPSDRVSFLREVILDLRGSRYSLMKGFHVRVNGVDVSDYLPYIDDQALIY; this is translated from the exons ATGTACTACGATGCCTGCGTGTACGATCTGTGTTTTACTCTCCCGGAGGACGATCTGCTCTGTGCTGACGTAGATTCCTATGCATCGGCCTGTAGGGAGGCTGGAGGAGTTCCCGGAAACTGGAGAGCAGAGCTTACTCAGTGtg aggtGACTTGTCCTGTCAACTCAACCTTCCTGACTTGTGCCAGTGGTTGTCAACCTGCCTGTTATGACATGAACCTCCAGTCTAACTGCCCGGTGTCCTGTATCGAGGCATGCGTTTGTGACGAGGGTCTAGTCTTGGATGGTGATAAGTGTGTTGACCCTCAAAACTGCGGTTGTTTGGGGCCACTTGGTGAATACCGCTCC CCCGGTGAAACGTGGACTATTAATGACTGCAGTTTGAAATGTGCCTGTTCCGGAGGGAGCGTTCAATGTTCCAGTGGACCTTGCGGAAATAACGAGGAGTGCACCATCAAGAGAGGGGTCAGAGACTGTTACTGCGAAGATGAATACTCTAGAGATGATAATCAAGAATGCGTGAGAG ACCCAGGACGTTGTGTGGTTCGCGGGGATCCCCATTACCGGACCTTCGACCGTCACCGCTACGACTTCCAAGGCGATTGCGAATACACTCTGATCAGACCTTGCAACCACGACAACAGCAGTCTTGAGGACTTCCATCTCTGGGGCAACAACCGAAAGAACAGTCCTTCTGATAGAGTGTCCTACATGAGAGGCTTTACTCTGGAGTATAATGGGACGTCGTACAGGGTGGAGAGTGGGAATAAGGTGTTTTTCAACGGGAGGAGACTCTCGGGGTCTCTCTTCAGCTATGGCAATGATGTCAGGATACAGTGGGACAGTGAGTACCTG TACTTGGTGACCTCTTTTGGATTGCAAGTAGTTTATGACGGCAAGCACACTGCAGATATAGACCTGAGCTATGATTATTGGACCAAGACATGCGGCCTATGCGGTACCTTTGATGGCGATGATGGCAACGAATACAGACGCCAAGATGGGTCGCAG ACACCATACTTGACGGTATTCACCCAGGACTGGGTCGTTGACCCCTCCACCTGCAATGGGGAATCCCCTGAACCACCTGTGTGTGAAGGAGACACATATGACGATGCACTGGACCTCTGTTATATTTTCAGCTACATTGATA GTCCTCTGTCCGAGTGCTTTGACTATGTATCTCCTCGGGATATCTATGAGGACTGTGTCTATGACTCATGTGCCCTCGGTCCTGACTTTGATATATGTGACTACATCCAGGAATATGCCTTGATCTGTATGGATGAAGGCATCGATCTGGGAGATTGGAGATCGGAGGTTCCAGAGTGTG CTATAACTTGCACTGGAGGTAAAGTGTACCAGACCGGAGCCAGCGCATGTCAACCGACCTGTGGGTTCCAGCCCTCTGGCCCCTGCACCCGCCCCTCCTACGACAGGTGCGTCTGTCCAGATGGCCTGGTGGAGGATGGAGACCGGTGTGTTGACCCTAACGAGTGCGGGTGTGATTTCTTCTACGGAGGAGAGAACATCCACATGGAG TCTCGCTCTGAATGGATCAGTGATACCTGCGACCGCCGTTGTACCTGTACCGGAATCACCCTGACCTGTTCTGACATAGAGTGCGGAGAGTATGAAGAATGCATCATCAAGGGCGGGGTCAGGGACTGCTACTGCTTTGACAGGTTCACCCGCAACGAGGACGATATATGTGTCAGAG CTCCCGGGGAATGCACCGTTTGGGGTGACCCTCACTACACCACCTTTGACAACGGTAGGCACGACTTCCAAGGAGATTGTGAGTACACCCTGGTTAGACCGTGCACCGATCGTACTGATTTGGTCGACTTTCACCTCTGGGGTGATAACAAGAAGATCCAACCTTCACAGTCGGTGTCGTACCTGAGGGAGATTGTGCTTGAGGTGAACGGCACCAGCATTGCAATCAAGCAGAACCGTGAGATCCTGGTAAACGGGGCCAGGAGGATGGCTCCCATTAGGATGAACAATGGCATCATGATACGTACTGAAAGTGCCTACTCG atcattGAGACTGATTTTGGGTTGGAAGTGAGATATGACGGTGGAAGCACTGCCCATATTAAGATTTCATATGACTACTGGAACGCTACATGTGGCCTGTGTGGTACCTTTGACGATGACAGGACCAATGAATTCAGGTTACCAGATGGTAGTGTG ACAACATCTGAAAATGTATTTGGTAATAGTTGGGTGTTAGATGTCTATGAGTGTGACCCCGATTTAGAGAGACCAGTCGACAGGTGTGAGGAGGATTCTGCTATCAAAGATCTGGTGGAAGATATCTGCTATATCTTTATCAATCCAGAAG GACCCCTTGGTGACTGTCTTGACTTTGTGAAGGAGGATGATTACTACGATGCCTGTATCTTTGATCTCTGCTACACCGATCCTGGTAACGACATCGTCTGCGGGGCCTTGCAGGAGTACGTTCAGCAATGCAGGGAAGCCAACGGCATCATCGGAAACTGGAGAGAGAGAGTGCTACAGTGTC CATTCGAGTGTCCCACCGGCAAGACCTACCAGCCCTGTGGAAGTGCCTGCCAGCCAAGCTGCGCCTTACCCGAGGCAGACCTGAACTGCACCCTTCCCTGCCAAGAGACCTGTAGCTGTCCAGAGGGACAGCTAGACGATGGAGGGCGATGCGTGGAACCTGAGAATTGCGGATGCACCCTTCCTGATGGCAGTTACATATCA GCTGGTATGATGTGGATCAGCGATGATTGCTCTGAGTCTTGTAGCTGTTCAGGAGGAGTGACGGAGTGTTTGCCGTATGGATGCAAGGAATATCAGGAATGTCGGATCAAAGGCAACATCCGAGACTGCTACTGCAGAGACAGATTCACCTACGATGGTGAACAGTGCATCAGAG AGGATGGAACTTGCACCATCTGGGGAGATCCCCATTACACCACCTTTGACAACGTGAAGTATGATTTCCAAGGGGATTGTGACTACACCTTAGTCAGGCCGTGCTCCATCCGACCCGGCATGGTGGATTTCCACATCTGGGGAGGCAACGAAAAGAACCGCCCATCCAGCACAGTGACCCTCATGAGACGTATCAGTCTGGAGGTCAATGGAACAGTCTATACGGTATCCAAGGACAATGGCATCTATCTGAACGGAGAGCTCAGGAACTCGCCCGTTATTGACCCCAATGGGGTAGTTATTAGATCAGGAGTCAAATATACT ATTATTGAGACTTACTTTGGGGTGACCATTCGATATGATCGCAGTGACACCGCCCATATACAGATGCCCTTTGAATACTGGAATGCAACATGTGGTCTTTGTGGAACGTTTGATGATGACAAAGCCAATGACTTCAAGCTTCCTGATGGCAGTATA ACCCCATACGTAAATGTCTTCGGAAATGGCTGGATACAGAATGCTGATGAATGTGACCCGACTATCACAGATCCTATTGATAATTGCGAGGATGATGAAGATCTTTATCAGGAAATCAGGGATATCTGCTACATTTTCATTGATCCAGATG gtCCTCTAGGAAACTGTTTTGATTATGTTGATTCTAAGGATTACTATGAAGCCTGTCTCTATGATCTGTGCCACACTGATCCTGGTAGTGACGTCATCTGTCCTGCCATCCAGGAGTATGCCCAACAGTGCAGGGAAGCGAATGGCCTTGTCGGACTCTGGAGAGCTGCTCTTCCACGGTGTG CATTTGAGTGCCCAATAGATAGGATCTATGAGCTTTGTGGGAGTGCCTGTCATCCAAGCTGCGCGGAACCGGATGCTAATATCAACTGCACTTTACCATGCCAAGAGACTTGTACCTGCCGTGATGGCAAGCTGGATGATCGTGGGCGATGCGTTGAGCCATCAGATTGTGGATGCCTAGTCCCGGGTGGGATCTATATCTCG GCTACTGATACCTGGACAAGCCCCGACTGCAGTGAGCGATGCACCTGCTTCAACGGACAGGCTCAGTGTGAGCCGTTTGGATGTACCGACAATCAAGAATGCGCGCTGAGGAACGGTGTGCAGGATTGTTACTGCTTAGATGGGTTTCTTTCACTTGGAGATGTCTGTGTCAGGG CCCCTGGCCACTGTCAGATCTGGGGTGATCCTCATTATGTTACCTTCGATAAGAAGAAATACAACTTTCAGGGTTCCTGCGACTACACTTTGGTCAGAGATTGCGGAAACTCCAGTGACTACCACCTGTGGTCCAACAATAAACGACGGCGCCCATCCAGCCGTGTTTCTTTCCTGACGGAAGTGATCCTTGATCTAAGGGGTTCCCGATACGCTTTGATGGAGGGCTTCCATGTCAGAGTAAATGGCATAGATGTGTCTGACTACCTTCCCTACATTGATGACCATGTCTTGATCTACATGGATGTGACATCAATG aatctgGTAACAGATTTCTTATGGGTGAGTTATGATGGACAAGACAGTGCTGATGTGTACCTCAGCTACTATGCAGGAAGAACGTGTGGCCTTTGCGGATCTTATGATAGTGACAAAAAGAATGATTTAATGCTTCCTTCAGAGGAGTTG GCAAGATCAGCAACAGAGTTTGGAAACAGTTGGGTTGTTAATcctgaccagtgtgaagatgtggATCCAGGTCCAACTGACCCTTGTGAAAATGGAGTGACCAGTCGGAAAGATGCAATAGATCTTTGTTACTACCTTAAAGATCCTCTTG GACCCTTTGCTTCCTGCCATAGTTATGTAGATCCCGAAGACCACCATGGCTCATGTCTTTTATGATGTATGTGAGATGGTGAGGAAGCCCTGTGTACCAGTCTTGAACGATACGCCCAGGCATGCAAGAGCGCGG GGAACCCTGGTACCTGGAGAGCACATGTGCCAGAATGCC CGCTAAACTGTCCTTCGAACACTGTGTACGATCCGCTTTTCAGTGGCTGTCCAGCAACATGTTCCTCTGCTTCCAGCTCATTGTCCTGCAATGCCACCTGCCAGGAGACATGCCGGTGTGAGGATGGACTGGTGCTCGATGGCGGGAAGTGCGTTGATCCATCGCAGTGTGGTTGCACTCTGGACAACGGTGTTTATATTCCGGTAA TCGGGGGAGCATGGACCGACTCGGACTGCACACAAC GGCACTGTGAAGCTGGGCATTCCCAGTGTGATCCTTTTGAGTGCGGAGAGAACGAAGAATGTGATATCAAGAACG TTCCAAGCTGTTACTGCAAAGATGGCTACATCTCCCTTGGAGATGCCTGCTTTAG AGCTCCTGGGTATTGTCAGATCTGGGGTGATCCTCATTATGTTACCTTCGATAAGAAGAAGTACAACTTCCAGGGTGCCTGCGACTACACTTTGGTCAGAGATTGCGGAAACTCCAGTGACTACCACCTGTGGTCCAACAATGAACGACGGCGCCCATCCGACCGTGTTTCTTTCCTGAGGGAAGTGATACTTGATCTGAGGGGTTCCCGATACTCTTTGATGAAGGGCTTCCACGTCAGAGTAAATGGCGTAGATGTGTCTGACTACCTTCCCTACATTGATGACCAGGCCTTGATCTACCGGGATGTGACATCAGTG aaTCTGGTAACGGATTTCTTGTGGGTGAGCTACGACGGACAAGACAGCGCCGA GTACCTGAGCTACTATGCAGGAAGAACCTGTGGCCTTTGTGGATCTTTTGATGGGGAGAAGAAGAATGATTTGCTGCTTCCTTCCGGGGATTTG gcaAGATCTGCCACTGAGTTTGGAAACAGTTGGGTGGTTAATCCTGACCAGTGCGAAGATGTGGATCCAGGTCCAACCGATCCTTGCGAGGAGGGAGAGAACGGACTGACAGCATCTAGTGATCTCTGCTATTACTTGAAGGATCCTACAG GACCATTTGAATCTTGTATTGAGATTTTGAGCCCTGACGACTACTACGACTCCTGCGTCTATGACGTTTGCTTAACCGGTGATGATGCTCTGTGTGCCAGTCTCGCCCAGTATGCCCGTGCCTGCAAGATGGAGGGAGGGAATCCTGGCAGATGGAGACTGGT AGATCGTGTTTGTGCG CTGAACTGTCCTTCGAACACTGTGTACGATCCATGCTTCAGTGGCTGTCCAGCAACATGTTCCTCTGCTTCCAGCTCATTGTCCTGCAATGCCACCTGCCAGGAGACAT CGTGTGAGGATGGACTGGTGCTCGATGGCGGGAAGTGCGTTGATCCATCGCAGTGTGGTTGCACTCTGGACAACGGTGTTTATATTCCGGTAAGCTTGACATCCA TCTGGGGAGCATGGACCGACTCGGACTGCACACAACACTGCACCTGTGAAGCTGGGCGTTCCCAGTGTGATGCTTTTGAGTGCGGAGAGAACGAAAAATGTGATATCAAGAACGGAGTTCCAAGCTGTTACTGCAAAGACGGCTACACCTCCCTTGGAGATGCCTGCTTTAGAG CTCCTGGGTATTGTCAGATCTGGGGTGATCCTCATTATGTTACCTTCGATAAGAAGAAGTACAACTTCCAGGGTGCCTGCGACTACACTTTGGTCAGAGATTGCGGAAACTCCAGTGACTACCACCTGTGGTCCAACAATGAACGACGGCGCCCATCCGACCGTGTTTCTTTCCTGAGGGAAGTGATACTTGATCTGAGGGGTTCCCGATACTCTTTGATGAAGGGCTTCCACGTCAGAGTAAATGGCGTAGATGTGTCTGACTACCTTCCCTACATTGATGACCAGGCCTTGATCTACCGGGATGTGACATCAGTG aaTCTGGTAACGGATTTCTTGTGGGTGAGCTACGACGGACAAGACAGCGCCGATGTGTACCTGAGCTACTATGCAGGAAGAACCTGTGGCCTTTGTGGATCTTTTGATGGGGAGAAGAAGAATGATTTGCTGCTTCCTTCCGGGGATTTG GCAAGATCTGCCACTGAGTTTGGAAACAGTTGGGTGGTTAATCCTGACCAGTGCGAAGATGTGGATCCAGGTCCAACCGATCCTTGCGAGGAGGGAGAGAACGGACTGACAGCATCTAGTGATCTCTGCTATTACTTGAAGGATCCTACAG GACCATTTGAATCTTGTATTGAGATTTTGAGCCCTGACGACTACTACGACTCCTGCGTCTATGACGTTTGCTTAACCGGTGATGATGCTCTGTGTGCCAGTCTCGCCCAGTATGCCCGTGCCTGCAAGATGGAGGGAGGGAATCCTGGCAGATGGAGACTGGGTGTGGATGAATGCC AGCTGAACTGTCCTTCGAACACTGTGTACGATCCATGCTTCAGTGGCTGTCCAGCAACATGTTCCTCTGCTTCCAGCTCATTGTCCTGCAATGCCACCTGCCAGGAGACATGCCGGTGTGAGGATGGACTGGTGCTCGATGGCGGGAAGTGCGTTGATCCATCGCAGTGTGGTTGCACTCTGGACAACGGTGTTTATATTCCG TCTGGGGGAGCATGGACCGACTCGGACTGCACACAACACTGCACCTGTGAAGCTGGGCGTTCCCAGTGTGATGCTTTTGAGTGCGGAGAGAACGAGGAATGTGATATCAAGAACGGAGTTCCAAGCTGTTACTGCAAAGACGGCTACACCTCCCTTGGAGATGCCTGCTTTAGAG CTCCTGGGTATTGTCAGATCTGGGGTGATCCTCATTATGTTACCTTCGATAAGAAGAAGTACAACTTCCAGGGTGCCTGCGACTACACTTTGGTCAGAGATTGCGGAAACTCCAGTGACTACCACCTGTGGTCCAACAATGAACGACGGCGCCCATCCGACCGTGTTTCTTTCCTGAGGGAAGTGATACTTGATCTGAGGGGTTCCCGATACTCTTTGATGAAGGGCTTCCACGTCAGAGTAAATGGCGTAGATGTGTCTGACTACCTTCCCTACATTGATGACCAGGCCTTGATCTAC